From Acropora muricata isolate sample 2 chromosome 14, ASM3666990v1, whole genome shotgun sequence, one genomic window encodes:
- the LOC136898008 gene encoding uncharacterized protein KIAA1958-like, with protein MAALNQERFTPATDDTIEELRNGAKNINTSKSTSFWLSVWKTWCEGKSIALEIEEHEPAELNRLLEKFYAEVKNKTCKDYEPDSLRVMIAAFDRHLKDKQYRLSIVKDQEFHSSKQVLEGKAKLLREAGRGKRPNKARNLTIEEEELLWKENKFGSTTPEALVNTMWWLL; from the coding sequence ATGGCTGCATTAAATCAAGAAAGGTTTACTCCGGCCACTGACGATACAATAGAAGAACTGCGAAATGGTGCAAAAAATATCAACACCAGCAAAAGTACGTCGTTTTGGCTAAGTGTGTGGAAGACGTGGTGCGAAGGGAAGAGCATAGCTTTGGAAATCGAGGAACACGAACCGGCTGAACTGAACAGATTACTTGAGAAATTCTATGCCGAAGTGAAGAACAAGACGTGCAAAGATTATGAGCCAGACAGCCTCAGAGTCATGATTGCTGCCTTCGACAGACATTTGAAAGACAAACAGTATCGGCTGTCAATTGTAAAAGACCAGGAATTCCACTCGTCGAAACAGGTCTTGGAGGGCAAAGCGAAATTACTGCGAGAGGCTGGTCGTGGTAAGCGCCCCAACAAAGCAAGAAATTTAAcaatagaagaagaagaattgcTATGGAAGGAGAACAAGTTCGGAAGTACAACCCCAGAGGCATTAGTAAACACAATGTGGTGGTTACTGTAA